One segment of Zonotrichia leucophrys gambelii isolate GWCS_2022_RI unplaced genomic scaffold, RI_Zleu_2.0 Scaffold_600_30382, whole genome shotgun sequence DNA contains the following:
- the LOC135441859 gene encoding olfactory receptor 14J1-like, giving the protein MSYDRYVSICKPLHYGTLLGSRACAHMAAAAWASAFLYSLLHTANTFSLPLCHGNALDQFFCEIPQILKLSCSKSYLRELGLLTLSVCLVLGCFVFIVYSYVQIFRVVLRIPSEQGRHKAFSTCLHHLAVVSLLVSTVAVAYQKPLSMSSPSLDLALSVLYSVVPPALNPLIYSLRNQELKAAVWRLMTGCFQEH; this is encoded by the coding sequence ATGagctacgaccgctacgtgtccatctgcaaacccctgcactacgggaccctcctgggcagcagagcttgtgcccacatggcagcagctgcctgggccagtgccttcctctattcactgctgcacacagccaatacattttccctgcccctgtgccatggcaatgccctggatcagttcttctgtgaaatcccacagatcctcaagctctcctgctctaaATCCTAtctcagggaacttgggcttCTTACACTTAGTGTCTGTTTGGTacttggctgttttgtgttcattgtttactcctatgtgcagatcttcagggtcGTGCTTAgaatcccctctgagcagggacggcacaaagccttttccacctgcctccaTCACCTGGCTGTTGTTTCCCTGTTGGTAAGCACTGTAGCAGTTGCCTACCAGAAGCCCctctccatgtcctccccatccctggatctggccctgtcagttctgtactcagtggtgcctccagccctgaaccccctcatctacagcctgaggaaccaggagctcaaggctgcagtgtggagactgatgactggatgcttCCAGGAACACTAA